A genomic region of Colletotrichum destructivum chromosome 1, complete sequence contains the following coding sequences:
- a CDS encoding Putative histidine biosynthesis protein, whose translation MTRFRPCIDLHAGQVKQIVGGTLDSTTAELKTNFVSQHPPAHFARLYRDNGLTGAHVIMLGPGNTEAARESLKAWPGGLQVGGGINDANAKEWIDAGAEKVIITSYLFPDGRFSQERLDAVLRALGGDRDKLVIDLSCRRRGDDRWFVAMNKWQTITDMEVNQESIRVLEPYCSEFLIHAADNEGLQKGIDERLVERLAEWCSLPVTYAGGGRNLEDLEMVKKLSRGKVDLTIGSALDCFGGNGVKLDECVDWNRAQQ comes from the exons ATGACGCGATTCCGCCCCTGTATAGACCTGCACGCCGGGCAGGTAAAGCagatcgtcggcggcacGCTCGATAGCACGACGGCGGAGCTCAAGACCAACTTCGTGTCCCAGCACCCGCCGGCGCACTTTGCGCGGCTGTACAGGGACAACGGGCTCACGGGGGCCCATGTGATCATGCTGGGGCCCGGCAAcaccgaggcggcgcgggagTCGCTCAAGGCGTGGCCGGGCGGGCTGCAGGTCGGAGGAGGCATCAACGACGCGAACGCGAAGGAGTGGATCGACGCGGGCGCCGAGAAGGTTATCATCACGTCGTACCTCTTCCCGGACGGGCGGTTCAGCCAGGAGAGACTGGACGCGGTGCTCCGGGCGCTGGGCGGCGACAGGgacaagctcgtcatcgacctcagctgtcggcggcgcggggaTGACAGGTGGTTCGTGGCCATGAACAAGTGGCAGACTATCACGGACATGGAGGTCAACCAAG AATCCATCAGGGTGCTGGAGCCGTACTGCTCAGAGTTCCTCATCCACGCGGCGGACAACGAGGGTCTGCAGAAGGGCATCGATGAGAGGCTCGTGGAGCGGCTGGCCGAGTGGTGCAGCCTGCCCGTCACGTacgcgggcggcggcaggaaCCTGGAGGACCTGGAGATGGTGAAGAAGCTCAGCAGGGGCAAGGTGGACCTGACGATCGGGAGCGCGCTGGACTGTTTCGGTGGCAACGGGGTCAAGCTGGATGAGTGTGTCGACTGGAATAGAGCTCAACAGTAG